A genomic region of Deltaproteobacteria bacterium contains the following coding sequences:
- a CDS encoding RluA family pseudouridine synthase: MSRNPDRIFFCEIPENEQGTRLDVFLCNNSIGLSRSRIQSLIKEGHARVNGCASKASHKLKAGDQVLLAIPPPSEMILTPDDVEFQVVFEDEALIVLSKPAGVVVHPGPGHSTKTLVHGLLKHCKDLSGIGGTLRPGIVHRLDKNTSGLMVAAKNDLAHAALSGQFKGGRVQKEYLALVHGHLSGEKGEIALPIARHPVRRKEMAVVESGRHALSLWRNLMEFQSGFSLLSVSIKTGRTHQIRVHLSHIGHPVAGDPVYGYRRDRRRKPSTGKAELLPDFGRQMLHASRLGFLHPVTQDYMEFESALPYDMKHALDCLKSLELQP, translated from the coding sequence ATGTCACGGAATCCCGACAGGATATTTTTCTGTGAAATACCTGAGAACGAACAGGGTACCCGGTTGGATGTTTTTCTCTGCAACAATTCAATCGGTCTGTCTCGGTCAAGGATACAGTCGCTCATCAAGGAGGGTCACGCCAGGGTAAACGGCTGTGCTTCCAAGGCGAGCCATAAACTGAAGGCGGGGGATCAGGTTCTTCTTGCCATTCCCCCTCCGTCAGAAATGATTCTCACGCCCGATGATGTCGAATTTCAGGTTGTTTTCGAAGATGAGGCCTTGATTGTTCTGTCAAAGCCTGCAGGGGTGGTGGTTCACCCCGGCCCCGGGCATTCAACCAAGACACTGGTCCATGGGCTTCTCAAACACTGCAAAGATCTCTCCGGTATCGGGGGTACACTGAGGCCTGGAATTGTGCACCGCCTGGACAAGAATACGTCCGGACTTATGGTGGCGGCAAAAAACGACCTTGCCCACGCCGCTTTATCGGGACAATTCAAGGGCGGCCGGGTGCAAAAAGAATATCTCGCGCTCGTGCATGGACACCTGAGCGGAGAAAAGGGGGAAATCGCCCTCCCCATCGCCCGACATCCTGTCCGACGAAAAGAGATGGCGGTGGTAGAATCCGGCAGGCACGCGCTGTCCCTGTGGCGGAACCTGATGGAGTTCCAAAGCGGCTTTTCTCTCCTGTCCGTTTCCATTAAGACCGGGCGCACCCACCAGATTCGCGTGCACCTCTCCCACATCGGCCATCCCGTTGCTGGAGATCCGGTCTATGGATACCGGCGAGATCGCCGGAGAAAGCCCTCCACAGGCAAAGCGGAGCTCCTGCCCGATTTTGGCAGACAGATGCTGCACGCGAGCCGTTTGGGGTTCCTCCATCCGGTGACCCAGGACTATATGGAATTCGAATCGGCCCTGCCATATGACATGAAACATGCGTTGGACTGTCTGAAATCGCTGGAATTGCAACCATAA
- the rho gene encoding transcription termination factor Rho gives MNLVELKEMKISQLTEMAKEFNIEGASGMRKQDLTFALLQAHSARNGLIYGEGVLEILPDGFGFLRAPDANYLPGPDDIYISPSQIRRFNLRKGDTVSGQIRPPKESERYFALLKVEKVNHQDPEISREKILFDNLTPLYPDKRIPLEVSSDNYSTRIMDLMTPIGKGQRGLIVAPPRTGKTMLLQNVANAVSANDKEIHKIVLLIDERPEEVTDMARSVDAEVISSTFDEPPHRHVQVAEMVIEKAKRLVEHKLDVLILLDSITRLARAYNSVVPPSGKILSGGLDSNALHKPKRFFGAARNIEEGGSLTIIATALIDTGSRMDEVIFEEFKGTGNMEIHLDRKLSDRRVFPSIDINLSGTRKEELLLDEADLNRIWILRKLLAPLTPVDSMEFLLEKIKGTKDNKEFLSSMSD, from the coding sequence ATGAATCTTGTTGAACTTAAAGAAATGAAGATCAGCCAGCTGACTGAAATGGCAAAAGAGTTTAATATTGAGGGGGCCTCCGGGATGCGGAAGCAGGATCTCACGTTTGCCCTGCTGCAGGCCCATTCCGCCCGAAACGGATTGATATATGGTGAAGGGGTCCTGGAAATTCTTCCAGATGGTTTCGGGTTCCTGCGGGCCCCGGACGCCAACTACCTTCCCGGTCCTGACGATATCTATATCTCTCCCTCCCAGATCCGCCGGTTTAACCTGAGAAAGGGGGATACGGTCTCCGGCCAGATACGGCCGCCCAAGGAATCGGAGCGGTATTTTGCCCTCCTAAAAGTGGAAAAGGTGAATCATCAGGACCCGGAGATATCCAGAGAAAAGATCCTGTTTGACAACCTTACCCCGCTCTACCCCGATAAGAGGATCCCTTTGGAGGTTTCTTCCGACAACTATTCCACGAGAATCATGGATCTGATGACGCCGATCGGAAAAGGGCAGCGGGGTCTGATTGTCGCTCCGCCGAGGACGGGGAAGACCATGCTCCTTCAAAATGTCGCCAATGCCGTTTCGGCCAACGATAAAGAGATCCACAAGATTGTCCTTCTCATTGATGAACGGCCTGAAGAGGTCACCGATATGGCTCGATCCGTGGACGCCGAAGTGATCAGTTCCACTTTTGACGAACCCCCTCACCGCCACGTCCAGGTCGCGGAGATGGTCATTGAGAAGGCCAAGAGACTGGTAGAGCACAAACTGGATGTCTTGATCCTTTTGGACAGTATTACCCGCTTGGCAAGGGCCTATAACTCGGTGGTTCCCCCGAGTGGAAAGATTCTCTCCGGCGGGCTCGATTCCAATGCCCTCCACAAGCCCAAACGCTTCTTCGGAGCAGCCCGCAATATTGAGGAGGGGGGCAGCCTCACCATTATTGCCACGGCACTCATCGATACGGGGAGCAGGATGGATGAGGTTATCTTTGAGGAGTTCAAAGGCACGGGCAATATGGAGATTCACCTGGATCGGAAATTGAGCGACAGACGGGTTTTCCCATCCATTGACATCAATCTCTCAGGAACCCGTAAGGAAGAACTCCTGTTGGATGAGGCGGACCTCAACCGCATCTGGATTCTGCGCAAGCTCCTTGCGCCCCTGACACCGGTGGACAGCATGGAATTCTTGCTTGAAAAAATTAAGGGAACAAAGGATAATAAGGAATTCTTGAGCTCAATGAGCGATTAA
- the rpmE gene encoding 50S ribosomal protein L31, with amino-acid sequence MKKGIHPEYYRTTVRCACGNEFETGSTVKEINVEICSKCHPFFTGKQKLVDSAGRVERFRKKYATFNQAKSESKAAG; translated from the coding sequence ATGAAAAAAGGAATCCATCCGGAATACTACAGAACCACTGTTCGTTGTGCATGCGGCAATGAATTTGAGACCGGCTCCACTGTGAAAGAAATCAATGTGGAAATCTGTTCAAAATGTCATCCGTTTTTTACGGGCAAACAGAAACTGGTAGATTCAGCGGGAAGGGTAGAACGCTTCAGAAAAAAGTACGCCACGTTCAACCAGGCAAAGTCCGAAAGCAAGGCTGCCGGCTAA